The Salvelinus fontinalis isolate EN_2023a unplaced genomic scaffold, ASM2944872v1 scaffold_0724, whole genome shotgun sequence genome includes a region encoding these proteins:
- the LOC129847146 gene encoding adenylate cyclase type 9-like has product MPVGQSLSLTSISFFCPSGLKTYLISGRKVEPCHCSYSQLGLAGLDPGGDIHCATPCAHTPDGPPRAPSACGLPQGGASDRAKSPCLSCSAAVVPEEDQVLEKGTVQNGCHDDHTTNSSKDTSSLKCPSQAPVGRSPKALNGLLSPRLEEPLTNSQTSLCEMLQEKEKKWGGGAMGMDHSALIPLRSKNFRERSDAHFVDVIKEDSLMKDYFFKPPINKLSHTFLDKTLESAYRTSYQEEVETQAAVQTFASPTFSSFLDMVLCCSVFLALSLACLLRPLLSLPGAPLPAPALALVAVAALLEALALVLSIRMAFYLDSVMSCTRTLLKAISGWVPRHLIGAVLVSLPAVSVFSHVTCDMHLSIQFTMLTCCAVIIAIIQYCNFCQLSCWMRSAMATVVGLVLFALLFSPPCSSTNSMLFWSGNATNNSNRSSLVHGQPEPAADPVPRLQDLLGPEVGVAFFLLLLLVWFLNREFEVSYRLHYHGNVEADQHRIKIQNMRDQADWLLRNIIPIHVAEQLKVTQSYSKNHGSVGVIFASIVNFSEFYEESYEGGKECYRVLNELIGDFDELLREPPFNNIEKIKTIGATYMAAAGLNAQQCAEAPHPHGHLRALFDFALEMMRVVDDFNKNMLGFKFKLRIGFNHGPLTAGVIGTTKLLYDIWGDTVNIASRMDTTGVECRVQVSEESYCALSAMDYNFDYRGTVNVKGKGQMKTFLFPKSADSGAPVPQYLLSVSPEIRVQVDGSIGRSPTDELSNMVPSSMAGVPSITSPSLSSGVSTGLLRPERGVVDAGDRPDSRQQYYCSPTTTETIAARRSSSSSYVGLASMPITSQAGATLTVHQPNLPITNKGETPSTNVQQPNLPTTSLAGAPTTNVLQQPKPVAPASLQPLSPQNATATESRKQVEKEKEEKDDDDIIGELTKL; this is encoded by the exons tctccctgtctctcctgcagTGCGGCTGTAGTTCCAGAGGAGGATCAGGTTCTGGAGAAGGGCACGGTGCAGAACGGTTGCCATGACGATCACACAACCAATAGCAGCAAG GACACCTCATCTCTCAAATGTCCCTCCCAGGCCCCCGTAGGCCGCAGCCCTAAGGCCCTGAACGGTCTGCTGAGCCCCAGGCTGGAGGAGCCCCTGACCAACAGCCAAACGTCCCTGTGTGAGATGCtccaggagaaggagaagaagtggGGTGGAGGGGCCATGGGGATGGACCACTCTGCTCTCATCCCCCTGCGCTCCAAGAACTTCAGAGAGAGGAGCGACGCTCACTTTGTAGATGTTATCAAAGAGGATAG TCTGATGAAGGACTACTTTTTCAAGCCTCCCATCAACAAGCTGAGCCACACCTTCCTGGACAAAACCCTGGAGTCTGCCTACAGGACTAGTTACCAGGAAGAG GTGGAGACCCAGGCAGCGGTACAGACCTTTGCCAGCCCTACCTTCAGCTCTTTCCTGGACAtggtcctgtgctgctcagtGTTCCTGGCCCTCTCCCTGGCCTGCCTCCTCcgtcccctgctctctctccctggggCCCCCCTGCCTGCCCCGGCCCTCGCCCTGGTTGCCGTGGCCGCCTTGCTGGAGGCCCTGGCGCTGGTGCTGTCAATACG gaTGGCCTTCTACCTGGACAGTGTGATGAGCTGCACTAGGACCCTGCTGAAAGCCATCTCTGGCTGGGTCCCCCGTCACCTGATAGGTGCCGTGCTGGTGTCCCTGCCCGCTGTGTCCGTCTTCTCACACGTCACCTGTGACATGCACCTCTCCATACAG TTCACCATGCTCACCTGCTGTGCAGTGATCATTGCCATCATCCAGTACTGTAACTTCTGCCAGCTGAGCTGCTGGATGCGCTCGGCCATGGCCACCGTGGTGGGACTGGTGCTGTTCGCACTGCTCTTCAGCCCACCCTGCAG TTCTACCAACAGTATGTTATTTTG gtctggCAACGCCACCAACAACAGTAACCGCAGCAGTCTTGTACATGGTCAGCCTGAGCCCGCCGCTGACCCCGTGCCCCGCCTCCAGGACCTGCTGGGCCCCGAGGTGGGAGTGGCTTTCTTCCTGCTCCTCCTGCTCGTCTGGTTCCTCAACCGCGAGTTTGAGGTCAGCTACCGCCTCCATTACCACGGCAACGTGGAGGCCGATCAGCACCGCATCAAAATCCAGAACATGAGGGACCAAGCCGATTGGTTGCTTAGGAACATCATCCCCATCCACGTGGCAGAGCAGCTCAAAGTGACTCAGAGTTACTCCAAAAACCATGGTAGCGTTGGCGTGATTTTTGCCAGTATCGTTAACTTTAGCGAGTTCTATGAGGAGAGTTACGAGGGTGGCAAAGAGTGCTACCGCGTGCTCAACGAGCTCATCGGTGACTTTGACGAACTGCTTCGTGAGCCGCCCTTCAACAACATCGAGAAGATCAAGACCATCGGCGCCACGTACATGGCGGCGGCCGGGCTGAACGCGCAGCAGTGCGCCGAGGCGCCGCACCCGCACGGCCACCTGCGGGCGCTGTTTGACTTCGCACTGGAGATGATGCGCGTGGTGGACGACTTCAACAAGAATATGCTGGGCTTCAAGTTCAAGTTGCGCATCGGGTTCAACCACGGCCCTTTGACCGCAGGGGTGATCGGCACCACGAAGCTGCTCTACGACATCTGGGGCGACACTGTGAACATTGCCAGTCGCATGGACACCACGGGCGTGGAGTGCCGCGTGCAGGTGAGCGAGGAGAGCTACTGCGCCCTCAGTGCCATGGACTACAACTTCGACTACCGCGGCACAGTCAACGTCAAGGGCAAAGGTCAAATGAAGACATTTCTGTTCCCCAAGAGTGCAGACAGTGGTGCCCCCGTTCCCCAGTACCTGCTCTCCGTCTCACCAGAGATCCGGGTGCAGGTGGATGGGAGTATCGGGCGCTCGCCAACGGATGAGCTCTCTAATATGGTGCCTAGCTCCATGGCTGGCGTACCCAGTATCACCAGTCCCTCGCTCAGCTCTGGGGTGTCCACAGGTCTGCTGCGGCCTGAGAGGGGGGTGGTGGACGCTGGAGATAGGCCAGACAGTCGGCAACAATACTACTGTAGCCCTACTACTACAGAGACCATCGCAGCCAGAcgctcctcctcatcatcctaCGTTGGTCTAGCCTCCATGCCTATCACTAGTCAAGCTGGAGCTACTTTGACAGTCCATCAACCAAATCTACCCATCACTAATAAAGGTGAAACTCCTTCAACCAACGTCCAACAACCAAATCTGCCCACCACTAGTCTAGCTGGAGCTCCTACAACAAACGTCCTCCAACAACCAAAACCTGTGGCGCCTgcctccctccagcctctctcccctcagaATGCCACAGCAACTGAGTCACGGAAGCAGGtggaaaaagagaaagaggagaaggacgATGATGACATTATTGGCGAGCTAACGAAACTCTAA